Genomic window (Candidatus Atribacteria bacterium):
CTCTTATGGTGCCGTTTTTTGCCAGCACAACGGGACTGCTTCTTTTTAGGCAGTTCTATATGACTGTACCTGCAGATCTTCCGGATGCTGCCAGGGTTGATGGGGCAAGCCCTATGCGTTATTTTCTCCAAATTTTGGTTCCCATTTCCAAAACCAACATCGCAGCTCTATTTGTTATAGAATTTATTTTTATGTGGAGTCAATATCTGTGGCCATTAATTATAACCACTACGAAGGATATGCGTGTTATGCAAATTGGTATAAAAATGTTATTAGCCAGCGAGCAGATAGCTCCCGAGTGGAATGTGATTATGGCTGCTACAGTAATTGCTATGCTGCCTCCGCTGGTAGTCCTTCTTCTTTTGCGGAAAAGTTTTGTTGAAGGAATTGCAATGCAAACAGCTAAATAAAAAGAGTAAGGAGTAATTACCAGATGCATACACAATTAAACTGCGCGAGGTGCATTGTAGATGACTTATGCGGCGCTTTAAATTTGATTCCCATAAAGGAAGTAACCAAAAAGGATATTTTAAGGGAAGCTTTTCAATTCTTAGCTCGGGAGTTTTCTACAGAAAAAATTCCTTCTTACTTTATTACCGAAGTCCATAGAATCTTAAAGAGGTTATCCGGAATAGAAATTCCTTTTAAAGAAAGAAGAGATAAGTGTAATCAGCTGGGGATGGAAATGGCAAAAGAAATAGTTGTGGAAGCGGAAGGATTGAAGGAAGCAGAAAGATTTTTGTTTTTGGTTAATTGGTCAATTGCTAGCAATCATTTGGATTTTCGAACTGTAGGAACCGGTTATGGTTTTCAGATGGCTGAAATAATAGAACAGCTTCGGTCTTGTATTTCGGAGGGATTAAAAATTGACCAGAGGGCTGACATTTTCCAAATAGCTAAAAGTGCTCCCAAAATACTTTATATCCATGATAACGTTGGTGAAATTGCTTTTGATAAACTGTTGATCAAAGAACTTATAGGTTACGGGGCTATTGTAACCTCTGCTTTAAGAGGAGGAGCAATAACCAGCGATGCTACAATCAAAGACGGAGAAACGGTAGATCTTCAAGAGGCTGCTTCAAAAATTATTTTAGCCGGCCCGGATACCCTGGGTATTTCTCTGCACGAGATGTCTGACCAACTAAAAGAGGAACTCAAGACTTCCGATTTGATAATTGCCAAAGGTCAGGCGAATTATTACGCCTTAACTGAATACAAGCCGAAAGTGCCCGGAGAGATTGCTTGTCTTTTCAGAACCAAATGCGAGCTGGTAAGCAGCGAATTAGGAGAGACAGGAAAAATAAATGTAGCCATTTTACTCTAAGTAAGACACAATAAAGCATTTTAATTGACAATAAAAATGAATCTCGTTAGAATAAAAATAGCCGAAGCAAGAAGTAAAAAAATGTTAAATGAATTTAAAATATGACTAGAAATAAAGAGAAAAGCCTATCTAATATATAAGTATAATGACTTAAATATATTAAATAGGCTTTAATTTCCTTAGAAATATTTTACCTATTAGATAAGTCATTGTTCTGCCTGCCAGTTAAATTCTCTAAATCAGGGAGGAGGTGAATTTTAACTTCCATAACTTGACACAAGAATTGTTTGCTGAAATTACCTAATGTTTAAAAATATTTTAGGAGGAAAAAAATGAAAAAGACAATCTTTGTTTCGCTTTTAATTGTGGTGTTATTAGCTAGTTCGGCGGCTATGGCTGCCGAAAAGACTAAAATCCAGTTCTGGCACGCAATGGGCGGATGGAGGATCGAACTGCTTCAAGAGATGGCCAATGATTTCATGGCGATAAATCCGGATATTGAAGTAGAAGTACAATATACCGGAAGTTATGGCGATACTATCAATAAACTGAATGTCGCCGTTCAATCAAACGTTGCTCCCCATGTAGTACAGGGATATGATATTGCCACTCAGATGCTAATCGACGGAGAAGTTGGTCTGGTTATGCAGGATTTAATTGATGCAGATCCAACCTTTGATATCGGAGCATTTATGCCCCAGGTACTTAATTATTACAGAGTAAACGGAAAACTCTATTGCATGCCCTTTAATTCTTCCAATGCTGTTATGTTTTACAATAAAACTCTATTTGAAAAAGCGGGTTTAGATCCCAATAAACCACCTAAAACCTATGAAGAACTACTTGAATATGCGGAAAAACTCACCATCAAAGATGATAAAGGAAATATAGAGCAGGCTGCTATATGCTGGAGTCTTAACTGTTGGTTCTTTGAACAATTTATGGCTAGACAAAATGCTCCTCTGGTTGATAACGATAATGGCCGAACCGGAAGACCAACCAAAGCCATATTTAATTCAGATGCTGGCTTGAAAGTATTTACTTTTTGGAATGACCTAACTAAAAAAGGATATATGATCAATACCAAGCTTGAAGATTGGACCGGAGCGAGAAATCTCTTTATCTCTCAGAAAGTAGCAATGTTGATTACCTCGACTTCCGATGTTGCCCTTATGGTTAAATCTGCAGAAGAAAATAATTTTGAGCTAGGCAGTGCGTTTATTCCTTCTCCAGCAGGTGCGGAAGCTGGCGGAGTAGTCATTGGAGGAGGTAGTCTCTGGCTAATTGGCGGTCATCCCCAAAATGAGACTGATGCAGCCTGGGAATTTGTAAAATATATGGCTGAGGCTTCGCAACAGATAAAGTGGCATACCGGAACCGGTTATTTCCCGGTAAGGAAAGATGCTATAGAAGGTTTGCTGGCTCAGGGTTATTATGCGGAGTCTCCACATAATCTGACTGCTATATTGCAACTTCTGCTTTCCACTCAGAATTATAACACCAATGGAGCAATTATCGGTGCCTTTGCCGAGATGAGATCTATTGTTGCATCAAATGTGGAAAAGATGCTCTCGGGTAGTTTGACCCCTGCAGAAGCCTTGGCAGCTGCTGAAAAAGAAGCAACCGAAGCG
Coding sequences:
- a CDS encoding DUF89 family protein encodes the protein MHTQLNCARCIVDDLCGALNLIPIKEVTKKDILREAFQFLAREFSTEKIPSYFITEVHRILKRLSGIEIPFKERRDKCNQLGMEMAKEIVVEAEGLKEAERFLFLVNWSIASNHLDFRTVGTGYGFQMAEIIEQLRSCISEGLKIDQRADIFQIAKSAPKILYIHDNVGEIAFDKLLIKELIGYGAIVTSALRGGAITSDATIKDGETVDLQEAASKIILAGPDTLGISLHEMSDQLKEELKTSDLIIAKGQANYYALTEYKPKVPGEIACLFRTKCELVSSELGETGKINVAILL
- a CDS encoding ABC transporter substrate-binding protein, with product MKKTIFVSLLIVVLLASSAAMAAEKTKIQFWHAMGGWRIELLQEMANDFMAINPDIEVEVQYTGSYGDTINKLNVAVQSNVAPHVVQGYDIATQMLIDGEVGLVMQDLIDADPTFDIGAFMPQVLNYYRVNGKLYCMPFNSSNAVMFYNKTLFEKAGLDPNKPPKTYEELLEYAEKLTIKDDKGNIEQAAICWSLNCWFFEQFMARQNAPLVDNDNGRTGRPTKAIFNSDAGLKVFTFWNDLTKKGYMINTKLEDWTGARNLFISQKVAMLITSTSDVALMVKSAEENNFELGSAFIPSPAGAEAGGVVIGGGSLWLIGGHPQNETDAAWEFVKYMAEASQQIKWHTGTGYFPVRKDAIEGLLAQGYYAESPHNLTAILQLLLSTQNYNTNGAIIGAFAEMRSIVASNVEKMLSGSLTPAEALAAAEKEATEAIRNYEGL